Proteins from one Mycteria americana isolate JAX WOST 10 ecotype Jacksonville Zoo and Gardens chromosome 1, USCA_MyAme_1.0, whole genome shotgun sequence genomic window:
- the SMPX gene encoding small muscular protein, translating to MSKQPASHVKAIQANINIPMGAFRPGAGHPHKRKELTPEEVEESVPASTEEEKDKKHLPGAKKLPGPAVNLSEIQNIKSELKFVPKAEQ from the exons atgtcaaaacagccAGCGTCACATGTCAAAGCCATTCAG GCTAATATTAACATCCCAATGGGAGCATTTCGACCTGGTGCAGGCCACCCTCATAAAAGAAAAGAACTTACACCTGAAGAAGTGGAGGag AGTGTTCCTGCTTcgacagaggaggagaaagacaaGAAACATCTCCCAGGAGCTAAGAAACTTCCAGGTCCTGCTGTCAACTTGTCAGAGATTCAGAACATAAAGAGCGAGCTGAAATTTGTCCCCAAAGCTGAACAGTAG